The proteins below come from a single Caenibius sp. WL genomic window:
- a CDS encoding MFS transporter, which produces MTTKTASERPLASPMFRALWIATIVSNVGTWMHDVGAGWLMTSLSPDPLMVALVQAATTFPMFALALPAGALADIVDRRRLLMGAQLFGLIGAAGLAAITLSGFTTAWVLLVFTALIAVGAAFSAPAFQAIVPELVPPKALQQAVALNSLGVNIARAIGPALGGVIIAASGPAAVFAVNALSVVGVVIVLVRWRRAIPERHLPAEHMIGAMHAGLRYAMRAPELQVVLIRSVGFFVFASGLWALLPIIARRDLGLGPAGYGGLLTFMGLGAISGAMLMPKLRGRMGANEITLAASILLAAAMAALSLAGDFWTASAALFVAGLAWIAMMASLNGGAQATSPGWVKARALAIYLLVFQGSMAGGSALWGSVASRIGVPSTLIAAAALLAVAGLVLAWRFPLDRASTLDLAPSAHWPTPLVDGDVEHDSGPVLVTIEYRIDPAKVSDFFAAMQEMRRIRRRDGAIHWGVYEDTAQPGTVVETFTVESWLEHLRQHDRVTNADRVQQDALVAFHTGETPPVVRHFVTRR; this is translated from the coding sequence ATGACGACGAAGACAGCTTCCGAACGTCCGCTCGCCAGCCCGATGTTCCGCGCATTGTGGATCGCCACCATCGTATCGAATGTCGGCACCTGGATGCACGATGTCGGCGCGGGTTGGCTGATGACCTCGCTGTCTCCCGATCCGCTGATGGTCGCGCTGGTTCAGGCGGCGACGACTTTCCCCATGTTCGCGTTGGCGCTGCCTGCCGGCGCGCTCGCCGATATTGTCGACCGTCGCCGCCTGCTGATGGGTGCGCAGCTTTTCGGACTGATCGGTGCAGCCGGGCTCGCTGCCATCACTCTTTCCGGCTTTACGACCGCATGGGTGCTGCTGGTCTTCACCGCGTTGATCGCGGTCGGCGCGGCATTCTCCGCCCCGGCGTTTCAGGCGATCGTTCCAGAACTCGTGCCGCCCAAGGCACTGCAGCAGGCCGTCGCGCTTAACTCGCTGGGTGTGAACATCGCGCGCGCGATTGGCCCGGCGCTTGGCGGTGTCATCATCGCGGCGTCCGGGCCGGCGGCTGTCTTTGCAGTCAATGCGCTGTCCGTCGTCGGTGTCGTCATCGTGCTTGTTCGCTGGCGCCGCGCGATTCCCGAACGCCACCTGCCTGCCGAACATATGATCGGGGCGATGCATGCCGGGCTGCGTTACGCGATGCGCGCGCCCGAATTGCAGGTCGTGCTCATTCGCTCAGTGGGCTTCTTCGTCTTTGCCAGCGGGCTGTGGGCGTTGCTCCCGATCATCGCGCGGCGCGACCTTGGGCTTGGCCCGGCAGGCTATGGCGGACTGCTGACCTTCATGGGTCTCGGCGCGATCAGCGGTGCGATGCTGATGCCGAAGCTGCGGGGACGGATGGGCGCCAATGAGATCACGCTTGCCGCCTCGATCCTGCTTGCAGCCGCGATGGCGGCCCTGTCGCTGGCAGGCGACTTCTGGACGGCTTCGGCGGCACTGTTTGTGGCGGGGCTTGCGTGGATCGCGATGATGGCATCGCTCAACGGAGGCGCGCAGGCGACTTCGCCGGGCTGGGTCAAGGCCCGCGCGCTTGCGATCTATCTGCTCGTCTTCCAGGGATCAATGGCGGGAGGTTCGGCGCTCTGGGGTTCGGTTGCCTCGCGCATCGGTGTACCATCGACCCTGATCGCGGCCGCGGCGTTGCTTGCCGTTGCCGGACTTGTCCTCGCATGGCGTTTCCCGCTCGACCGTGCGAGCACCCTCGATCTTGCGCCCTCGGCGCATTGGCCGACGCCGCTGGTCGATGGGGATGTCGAGCATGACAGTGGCCCTGTGCTGGTGACGATTGAATATCGCATCGATCCCGCCAAGGTCTCCGATTTCTTCGCCGCAATGCAGGAGATGCGCCGTATCCGCCGCCGCGATGGCGCGATCCACTGGGGCGTTTATGAGGACACTGCCCAGCCGGGAACGGTCGTCGAGACTTTCACCGTCGAAAGCTGGCTCGAGCATCTGCGCCAGCATGATCGCGTTACCAACGCTGACCGTGTGCAGCAGGATGCGCTCGTGGCCTTTCATACAGGTGAGACGCCGCCGGTCGTTCGCCATTTCGTCACCCGCCGCTGA
- a CDS encoding DoxX family protein, which translates to MLAATLLTLPYWTSGIAKFTDFSGALGEVRHFGLEPAILAVAATILVQIGGSLLIILGRKAWLGAGALGVFTAVATLIAHPFWEIADPVTRFHERNTFLEHVGLIGGLMIAAILREEKA; encoded by the coding sequence GTGTTGGCTGCGACACTTCTCACCCTACCTTACTGGACGAGCGGCATCGCCAAATTCACCGACTTTTCCGGCGCGCTTGGCGAGGTGCGGCATTTTGGGCTCGAACCCGCAATCCTTGCCGTCGCAGCAACGATTCTTGTCCAGATCGGTGGCTCGCTGCTGATTATTCTAGGCCGCAAAGCGTGGCTAGGGGCGGGCGCGCTCGGCGTTTTCACCGCGGTCGCGACACTGATCGCACATCCATTCTGGGAAATCGCCGATCCGGTGACGCGGTTTCATGAGCGCAATACTTTCCTCGAACATGTCGGCCTGATCGGCGGGTTGATGATCGCGGCGATCCTCCGGGAGGAAAAAGCATGA
- a CDS encoding IS6 family transposase, translating to MSRPRKPANPFRYFHSSPEVIRMVVMLYVRFPLSLRNVEDLLFERGIDLCHETVRLWWNRFGPLFAADIRRQRASRMRGFRHWRWHLDEMYVKLNGEMVYLWRAVDHEGEILESYVTKTRDKAAALRFMKRTLKRHGTVEAITTDGLRSYKAAMKDLGCEQKQEVGRYANNRVENSHLPFRRRERAMLRFRQMKSLQKFASVHANVHNHFSQERHLVDRQTYKARRSAALAEWQTLMA from the coding sequence ATGTCCCGCCCTCGCAAACCAGCCAATCCATTCCGATACTTCCACTCCTCACCGGAGGTCATCCGGATGGTGGTGATGCTCTACGTACGCTTTCCGCTATCGCTGCGGAATGTCGAAGATCTGCTGTTCGAGCGTGGGATCGACCTGTGCCATGAAACCGTGCGGCTGTGGTGGAACCGGTTCGGGCCTTTGTTTGCTGCTGACATCCGTCGGCAGCGAGCCAGCCGGATGCGGGGTTTCAGACACTGGCGCTGGCATCTCGACGAGATGTACGTGAAGTTGAATGGTGAGATGGTGTACCTATGGCGCGCGGTCGATCACGAGGGAGAGATCCTCGAGAGCTACGTCACGAAGACCCGGGACAAAGCCGCGGCTTTGCGTTTCATGAAGAGGACGCTCAAGCGCCACGGGACAGTGGAGGCCATCACCACCGATGGGCTTCGTTCCTACAAGGCTGCGATGAAAGATCTTGGCTGCGAACAGAAGCAGGAGGTTGGCCGCTACGCGAACAACCGGGTGGAGAACAGCCATTTGCCGTTCCGGCGGCGAGAGCGAGCGATGCTGCGATTTCGACAGATGAAGTCATTACAGAAGTTCGCCTCGGTCCATGCCAACGTTCACAACCATTTCAGCCAGGAGCGTCATCTCGTCGACAGACAGACTTACAAGGCCCGCCGCTCAGCTGCCTTAGCTGAGTGGCAAACCCTCATGGCCTGA
- a CDS encoding DUF1214 domain-containing protein — MKFKTILPFFLAGSALCAPAVLQATEPAAATTAGVADGKDLAAAWDEFTGTLGKLTSFLRQHPFYAEPENRAAAYAYLTSMMVARIEEDVIFDPDFPYFRVLDHRIREGGDNPDQRYLMSLINGGQTYRIWGKIGKERRLDFQVYAGDPFVPNGGRAAGFLSSDNLKVASDGSFEVWVSPERREGNWLENPADGNQILVRQIFSDWKNEVPGDVHIDRVGHEGELKPVLTDQIMANRLRRAAADLERHVKVWPSMVGNRYLSLPPNTISQPSDPGALGGVPGRFMVSGNFDLAPDEALIVRTWPMSGNYQGIQLADPWFSSLEYGNRQTSLTGDQSYRSSDGSYYYVVTAIDPGVPNWLDTYSRKRGVLLLRFDGMTEKVFEPKRYPTAQKIKLDQLKSMLPKDTPQVSQEHRKRELSERRRHVQLRYDN; from the coding sequence ATGAAGTTCAAGACAATATTGCCCTTCTTCCTTGCTGGCTCGGCTCTCTGCGCACCGGCCGTGCTGCAGGCGACGGAACCGGCGGCGGCGACTACGGCCGGCGTGGCGGATGGGAAGGATCTGGCGGCCGCTTGGGACGAATTTACCGGCACCCTCGGTAAACTCACCTCGTTTCTGCGCCAGCATCCCTTCTATGCAGAACCAGAGAACCGCGCCGCGGCCTACGCCTACCTCACCAGCATGATGGTGGCCCGGATCGAAGAGGATGTGATCTTCGATCCCGATTTCCCCTACTTCCGGGTGCTCGATCATCGCATTCGCGAAGGTGGCGACAATCCTGATCAGCGCTATCTGATGTCATTGATCAACGGAGGTCAGACATATCGTATATGGGGCAAAATCGGAAAAGAGCGCAGACTCGATTTTCAGGTCTATGCGGGTGATCCCTTCGTTCCCAACGGGGGACGTGCAGCCGGTTTTCTGAGTTCGGATAATCTCAAGGTGGCAAGCGATGGTAGCTTCGAGGTTTGGGTTTCCCCTGAACGGCGTGAAGGTAACTGGCTGGAGAATCCGGCCGATGGCAACCAGATTCTTGTGCGCCAGATATTCAGCGACTGGAAAAATGAGGTACCGGGCGACGTGCACATTGACCGGGTCGGGCATGAGGGCGAACTCAAGCCTGTCCTGACCGACCAAATCATGGCTAACCGGCTTCGCCGTGCGGCTGCGGATCTCGAACGGCATGTGAAGGTCTGGCCTTCGATGGTCGGCAATCGCTATCTTTCCCTGCCGCCGAATACGATCAGCCAGCCAAGCGATCCTGGGGCATTGGGGGGCGTGCCTGGCCGCTTTATGGTCAGCGGCAACTTCGACTTGGCCCCGGACGAAGCCTTGATCGTCCGAACCTGGCCAATGAGCGGAAACTACCAGGGCATCCAACTGGCGGATCCTTGGTTCTCGTCACTCGAATACGGCAACCGCCAGACCAGCCTGACCGGGGATCAGTCCTACAGGAGCAGCGACGGTTCTTATTACTATGTCGTGACGGCAATCGATCCCGGCGTTCCCAACTGGCTGGATACCTATAGTCGCAAACGAGGGGTTCTCCTCCTGCGGTTCGATGGAATGACGGAGAAGGTGTTCGAACCGAAGAGATATCCGACCGCTCAGAAGATCAAGCTCGACCAACTGAAATCGATGCTGCCAAAAGATACGCCGCAAGTTTCCCAGGAGCATCGTAAGCGCGAGCTTTCCGAGCGTAGACGCCATGTACAGCTTCGATATGACAATTGA